Proteins from a single region of Corynebacterium casei LMG S-19264:
- a CDS encoding DoxX family protein: MLNLTSSFKSPVESAGLLIARIILGSVLIAHGWQKFNEWTIAGTTEAFNGMGVPAAGIAAPIASVVELVGGILILIGLITRIAAGLVVLQMIGAGIWGGHFASGVMIDGNGWELVMTIAAGAVIFLTAGPGQYAADRFIFKNKEASVKTPVAA, translated from the coding sequence ATGCTTAATTTAACTTCAAGCTTTAAGTCACCGGTTGAGTCCGCAGGACTTCTCATTGCACGTATCATCCTCGGTTCTGTCCTCATTGCCCATGGCTGGCAGAAGTTCAACGAATGGACTATTGCAGGCACCACCGAAGCATTCAACGGCATGGGCGTTCCCGCCGCAGGCATTGCCGCTCCTATTGCTTCCGTCGTCGAGCTCGTCGGCGGCATCCTAATCCTCATTGGCCTTATCACCCGCATTGCTGCAGGTCTTGTAGTTCTGCAGATGATTGGCGCTGGTATCTGGGGTGGACACTTCGCCTCCGGCGTCATGATTGACGGCAACGGGTGGGAGCTGGTCATGACCATCGCTGCCGGCGCAGTCATCTTCCTTACCGCAGGTCCTGGCCAGTACGCCGCAGACCGCTTCATTTTCAAGAACAAGGAAGCATCAGTTAAGACCCCTGTAGCTGCTTAG
- a CDS encoding 1,4-dihydroxy-2-naphthoyl-CoA synthase: MTATRTYSTDNPFDASQWRTVEGFSDLTDITYHRHVGEGRANGIVRIAFDRPEVRNAFRPHTVDELYHVLGHARRTPDVGTVLLTGNGPSEKDGGWAFCSGGDQRIRGRSGYRYADGETADTVDAAREKVEGGRLHILEVQRLIRTMPKVVIAVVNGWAAGGGHSLHVVCDLTIASRQEAAFKQTDADVGSFDAGYGSAYLAKMVGQKYAREIFFLGRTYSAERMQQMGAVNIVADHKDIEQEAIDAAREINTKSPTAQRMLKFAFNLTDDGLMGQQVFAGEATRLAYMTDEAVEGRDSFLQKRDPNWEEFPYYY, translated from the coding sequence ATGACTGCAACCCGAACTTATAGCACTGACAACCCTTTCGATGCCTCCCAGTGGCGCACAGTGGAAGGTTTTTCCGACCTCACTGACATCACTTACCACCGCCACGTGGGTGAAGGCCGCGCGAACGGCATCGTGCGTATCGCGTTTGACCGCCCTGAGGTCCGCAATGCTTTCCGTCCGCACACCGTGGATGAGCTCTACCACGTGCTCGGCCATGCGCGCCGCACCCCGGATGTGGGCACCGTGCTGCTGACCGGCAATGGTCCAAGTGAAAAAGATGGCGGCTGGGCATTTTGCTCTGGTGGCGACCAGCGTATCCGTGGCCGCTCCGGCTACCGCTACGCCGATGGTGAAACCGCCGATACTGTTGATGCCGCCCGTGAAAAGGTGGAAGGCGGCCGCCTGCACATCTTGGAAGTACAACGCCTGATTCGCACCATGCCGAAGGTTGTCATCGCCGTGGTCAATGGTTGGGCCGCCGGCGGCGGGCACTCCCTGCACGTGGTCTGTGATCTGACCATCGCATCACGCCAGGAAGCCGCTTTCAAGCAGACCGACGCCGATGTCGGATCCTTCGACGCCGGCTACGGCTCTGCCTACCTGGCAAAGATGGTTGGCCAAAAGTACGCCCGCGAGATCTTCTTCCTAGGCCGCACCTACTCCGCTGAGCGCATGCAGCAGATGGGCGCGGTTAACATCGTGGCCGACCACAAGGATATTGAGCAAGAAGCTATCGATGCCGCCCGCGAAATCAACACCAAGTCCCCCACCGCGCAGCGCATGCTGAAGTTCGCTTTCAACCTCACCGACGACGGCCTCATGGGCCAGCAAGTCTTCGCCGGCGAAGCCACCCGCCTCGCCTACATGACCGACGAAGCCGTCGAAGGCCGCGACTCCTTCCTCCAAAAGCGCGACCCTAACTGGGAAGAGTTCCCGTACTACTACTAA
- a CDS encoding o-succinylbenzoate synthase: MQIDDILDRAHVVALPLAVKFRGITTREALLIDGPAGWGEFSPFVEYGPQESASWLAAGLEAAYEGFPELVRDRVEVNGTIPAVAAEQVPELMNRYPGVRTWKVKVAEPGQSLHDDIARVNAVREYASEHNPSLSPIIRVDANGGWSVEEAIAAAKEMMPLDYMEQPCRTAEELAEVRSQLMRNGLFVRVAADESIRKANDPYRVAELQAADVAIVKPAPLGGVRKTLEIARNLRARHMDVTVASALDTAVGISMGLATVAALPKIYDDEDIDVIPSAAGLATGSLFLEDVAAPRQLVGGALPAAPIAAELDRLEALVAPAERRDWWFNRVRECYSVLNSK, encoded by the coding sequence ATGCAGATCGACGATATCCTAGACCGCGCGCACGTTGTCGCGCTTCCACTGGCCGTAAAATTCCGCGGAATCACCACGCGTGAAGCACTACTGATTGATGGCCCGGCAGGCTGGGGCGAGTTCTCACCATTTGTGGAATATGGTCCGCAAGAATCCGCGTCGTGGCTAGCCGCAGGTCTGGAAGCAGCTTACGAAGGTTTCCCCGAACTGGTGCGAGACAGAGTCGAAGTCAACGGCACCATCCCAGCGGTTGCGGCAGAGCAAGTGCCGGAATTAATGAACCGATACCCAGGCGTGCGCACCTGGAAAGTAAAGGTGGCTGAGCCAGGACAAAGCCTGCACGACGATATCGCGCGGGTTAACGCCGTGCGCGAATATGCGAGTGAGCATAACCCGAGTTTGTCTCCCATTATTCGGGTTGATGCCAACGGCGGCTGGAGCGTGGAGGAGGCCATTGCAGCGGCAAAAGAAATGATGCCGCTGGATTACATGGAGCAGCCATGCCGGACAGCTGAGGAGCTCGCTGAGGTACGCAGTCAGCTCATGCGCAACGGATTGTTTGTGCGCGTTGCCGCGGATGAATCCATTCGTAAGGCCAATGACCCCTACCGGGTGGCGGAGTTGCAGGCGGCAGACGTGGCAATCGTCAAGCCTGCTCCCTTAGGCGGTGTGCGCAAGACCCTGGAGATTGCGCGCAACCTGCGCGCGCGGCACATGGATGTCACTGTTGCCTCCGCGCTGGATACGGCCGTTGGTATTTCCATGGGTTTGGCAACCGTGGCGGCACTGCCGAAGATTTATGACGATGAAGATATTGATGTAATTCCATCCGCTGCGGGGCTTGCTACGGGCTCATTGTTCTTGGAAGATGTGGCGGCACCGCGCCAGCTTGTGGGTGGCGCCCTGCCCGCAGCGCCTATCGCCGCCGAATTAGATCGGCTGGAAGCGCTCGTTGCGCCCGCTGAGCGCCGCGACTGGTGGTTTAATCGCGTTCGTGAATGCTATTCGGTATTGAATTCAAAATAA
- a CDS encoding FAD-binding oxidoreductase — translation MSSHALTTPPTDELREFFTDRFVSEGAELDHVSRDESRYSPEGTALAAVFPETTEEVSTALQWANRNGVTVSVRGTGTGLSGGALAYADGLVISLERMNQIDWIDPVNRLSKVQAGVINARLNQAAAEHDLFFAPDPASAEISTIGGNIATNAGGLRCVSHGVTRDSVASLEVVLADGSILHTGARTIKNVVGLDLTSLFVGSEGTLGVVTSATVRLKPIAPGTPRVFRASFDSIEDAGRAVTAIVNGAQKPEVLELLDARSVQIIEQYKPSGLPANGSALLIGQFTGLHAEASATETTQLCREFGATEAIIAEGDSLLEARRLANPALSAKGLRVSCDVAVPIGELATIFHGIDEISAARGLEVSVVAHAGDGNLHPTVEADDTPEGYAAAEVVIDDITRLALKLGGTISGEHGIGMVKQAELPLQIDSATRHAQQLIKNALDPKNILTPGRGI, via the coding sequence ATGAGCTCACACGCATTGACCACCCCTCCGACTGATGAACTTCGTGAATTCTTTACAGACCGATTCGTATCGGAAGGCGCTGAGCTGGACCACGTTTCGCGGGATGAGTCACGTTATAGCCCTGAAGGCACAGCACTCGCTGCAGTCTTCCCTGAAACAACGGAGGAAGTATCCACGGCACTTCAGTGGGCTAATCGCAATGGAGTGACAGTTTCGGTGCGTGGAACTGGTACGGGCTTGAGTGGTGGTGCGCTCGCTTATGCTGATGGACTCGTCATCTCTTTGGAGCGCATGAACCAGATCGATTGGATCGACCCGGTGAACCGACTCTCTAAGGTCCAAGCCGGAGTTATCAACGCCAGGCTGAATCAGGCAGCGGCTGAGCACGATCTCTTCTTCGCCCCCGATCCAGCCAGTGCTGAAATCTCCACCATCGGCGGCAACATCGCAACAAATGCCGGTGGGCTTCGCTGTGTTAGCCACGGAGTTACGCGTGATTCAGTAGCTTCGCTCGAGGTTGTTCTCGCCGACGGCAGTATCCTGCACACCGGTGCGCGGACAATAAAGAATGTTGTGGGCTTGGACTTGACCAGCTTGTTCGTCGGTTCGGAGGGAACGCTCGGTGTGGTCACTAGCGCTACCGTTCGGCTCAAACCAATTGCACCTGGAACTCCGCGCGTGTTCCGCGCCAGCTTCGACTCGATCGAGGATGCCGGGCGCGCGGTGACAGCTATCGTGAACGGCGCACAGAAGCCAGAAGTTTTGGAGCTTTTGGATGCCCGCAGCGTGCAAATCATCGAGCAATACAAGCCATCTGGCCTCCCAGCAAACGGCAGTGCATTGCTCATCGGCCAGTTCACCGGACTGCACGCAGAGGCATCTGCCACCGAGACCACCCAGCTATGCCGCGAATTTGGCGCCACCGAAGCCATCATCGCCGAAGGTGACAGCCTGTTGGAAGCACGCCGCTTGGCCAATCCCGCTCTCAGCGCGAAGGGACTGCGAGTTTCCTGCGATGTCGCGGTACCAATTGGCGAACTCGCCACCATCTTTCATGGCATCGACGAGATTTCGGCCGCACGCGGATTGGAAGTTTCAGTCGTTGCCCACGCCGGTGACGGCAACCTGCACCCCACTGTTGAAGCCGATGACACTCCAGAAGGCTATGCCGCAGCAGAAGTCGTCATCGACGACATCACCCGCCTTGCTCTCAAACTGGGAGGAACTATCAGCGGCGAACACGGCATTGGAATGGTCAAACAGGCTGAATTGCCATTGCAAATAGACAGCGCAACCCGCCATGCCCAGCAACTGATTAAGAACGCTCTGGATCCAAAGAACATTTTGACCCCAGGGCGTGGCATTTAA
- a CDS encoding Abi family protein, giving the protein MKTKAEIDRMLGAARFIRYLNAADQNLEKAIQLYRWNTQLAGAIHSQLSHFEVLTRNSMDLVLQEWNYQACGYRDWSLEHQTGELLHEMFKRPLAQARRRAANASKHRTSGHRRKNAPLTHDDVIAQLSLGNWANLLGEALPAHRQRAQVLWQEGLHKAFPRIQNSDASRKEIGKRIERLTRLRNRVSHQENLLETNIRHRLNDMLSVLQAIDNTYPAWAITGSQLRQVAQHDPRRSWK; this is encoded by the coding sequence ATGAAAACAAAGGCTGAAATAGACAGAATGCTCGGCGCGGCTCGCTTCATACGATATCTCAACGCCGCCGACCAGAACCTTGAAAAAGCGATTCAACTTTATCGATGGAATACCCAGCTAGCCGGCGCAATCCATTCCCAGCTTTCACACTTTGAAGTCCTGACCCGAAATTCAATGGACCTTGTGCTTCAGGAATGGAATTACCAGGCCTGCGGATACCGAGATTGGTCTCTCGAACACCAGACAGGCGAGCTCCTTCATGAGATGTTCAAGAGACCCCTCGCTCAAGCTCGGCGACGGGCGGCGAACGCATCCAAGCATCGAACAAGCGGACATCGCCGTAAAAATGCGCCACTCACTCATGACGATGTAATCGCCCAATTGTCACTTGGAAATTGGGCAAATCTTCTGGGTGAAGCACTCCCGGCTCATAGACAACGGGCTCAGGTTCTCTGGCAGGAAGGGCTTCACAAAGCTTTTCCTCGAATTCAAAACTCTGACGCTTCCCGCAAAGAAATAGGCAAGAGAATTGAACGCCTTACACGACTACGAAATCGCGTTTCACATCAAGAGAATTTGCTTGAAACTAATATAAGGCATCGCCTAAACGACATGCTTTCTGTACTTCAGGCAATCGATAACACCTACCCAGCATGGGCAATTACAGGCAGCCAATTGCGCCAAGTTGCACAACACGATCCACGCAGGAGCTGGAAATAA